In Candidatus Nitrosotenuis cloacae, the following proteins share a genomic window:
- the cobM gene encoding precorrin-4 C(11)-methyltransferase has translation MYKVYFAGCGPGDPDLITVKAKKVLQRADVVVYSGSLIPDKILGMCKKAKMHDASGMVREEIFEILCDNAKKGKVVVRLHDGDPAIYGAIREQTDNLKKEGVECEVIPGVTSFLASSAALGLQLTLPGITQTIIITRAEKRTKVPKREQISELARHKATMVFYLSVQLLSDIVKEAVKGGYPVTTPVAVVYRASWPDQKVITGTLQDITKKVWAEKITRTAIVMIGDVIQPKSYEYSKLYDKTFSHGYRKAKKS, from the coding sequence GTGTATAAGGTGTATTTTGCTGGGTGCGGACCTGGGGACCCGGATCTCATCACGGTAAAGGCAAAGAAAGTCCTGCAAAGGGCGGACGTGGTAGTGTACTCTGGCTCTCTCATACCTGACAAAATACTTGGGATGTGCAAAAAGGCAAAGATGCACGACGCGTCGGGAATGGTTCGCGAGGAGATATTTGAGATTCTATGTGATAATGCAAAAAAGGGCAAGGTGGTGGTGCGGCTCCATGACGGGGATCCTGCCATATACGGGGCAATCAGGGAGCAGACTGACAATCTCAAAAAGGAGGGAGTAGAGTGCGAGGTTATACCTGGTGTTACGTCGTTTCTGGCCTCGTCGGCTGCGCTCGGGCTTCAGCTTACCTTGCCTGGCATAACTCAGACTATCATAATTACACGCGCAGAAAAGCGCACAAAGGTGCCAAAGCGGGAGCAGATAAGCGAGCTGGCAAGGCACAAGGCTACCATGGTGTTCTACTTGAGCGTCCAGCTGCTGTCGGATATAGTAAAGGAGGCAGTCAAGGGGGGGTATCCTGTCACGACTCCTGTCGCGGTTGTGTACAGGGCAAGCTGGCCCGACCAGAAGGTAATTACCGGAACCCTGCAGGACATTACAAAGAAGGTCTGGGCAGAAAAGATAACTCGCACCGCCATAGTGATGATCGGGGATGTGATACAGCCCAAGTCGTACGAGTATTCCAAACTATACGACAAGACGTTCAGCCACGGGTACAGAAAGGCAAAGAAGAGCTAG
- the cobI gene encoding precorrin-2 C(20)-methyltransferase, with protein sequence MHELVCVGCGPGDPELLTVKAVKAIQSAEIIACPTAKEGKPSIALSVVESLIGQSKPEIVNLVFPMVKDKDTLESTWENNTKILAQKVMSGKKVVYLTVGDPYLYSTWIYLDREMHLKFPEIKISVIPGIVSMFTFASKVGISLAEGAETMAVIPSCYDLSRVKETAKNCDTMIFLKDGRYFDQVIALLKESGFSDDSLFAIGQDLGTPNEIVRKMRLGDVNESTMTTKYFSIMVVKRV encoded by the coding sequence ATGCACGAACTAGTATGCGTCGGCTGCGGTCCTGGGGATCCGGAGCTTTTGACCGTAAAGGCGGTAAAGGCCATCCAGTCCGCGGAGATAATTGCGTGCCCGACTGCAAAGGAGGGAAAGCCAAGCATTGCACTGTCTGTGGTGGAATCACTTATCGGCCAGTCAAAGCCGGAGATTGTCAACTTGGTGTTTCCGATGGTAAAGGACAAGGACACGCTAGAGTCGACATGGGAGAACAACACAAAGATTCTTGCGCAAAAGGTGATGTCTGGAAAAAAGGTGGTGTACCTTACGGTGGGTGATCCGTACCTGTACAGCACGTGGATATACTTGGATCGCGAGATGCACCTCAAGTTCCCGGAGATAAAGATCTCAGTCATACCTGGAATAGTCTCGATGTTTACGTTTGCATCAAAGGTCGGGATCAGTCTTGCGGAGGGTGCAGAGACCATGGCAGTCATACCGTCGTGTTACGACCTGTCAAGGGTCAAGGAGACTGCAAAGAACTGCGACACTATGATATTTCTAAAGGACGGGAGGTATTTTGATCAGGTGATTGCTCTGCTAAAAGAGTCGGGGTTTTCCGACGATTCGTTATTTGCGATAGGGCAGGACCTGGGCACCCCAAACGAGATAGTAAGAAAGATGAGGCTGGGCGATGTCAACGAGTCCACGATGACTACGAAATATTTCTCGATAATGGTGGTAAAGCGTGTATAA
- the cbiT gene encoding precorrin-6Y C5,15-methyltransferase (decarboxylating) subunit CbiT, whose product MWKYRTPGIPDEYFDRTEDVPITKEEARAVQISKARLSEGNIVYDIGCGSGSITVEAALQVGAGKVYAVDIDPKAVELTKKNLAKFGVSNVEVILSDAKDRIPSLPDADTVFIGGTGGDTQEILRLCQEKLKRGARIVIGVILIETLYSVLDVIYKMDFSDIDITQVTISKSKKTSTGTMMLARNPVTIISATKN is encoded by the coding sequence ATGTGGAAGTACCGCACCCCTGGAATACCTGACGAATATTTTGACAGAACTGAGGATGTTCCGATAACAAAGGAGGAGGCAAGGGCCGTGCAGATAAGCAAGGCAAGGCTGTCTGAAGGAAACATCGTATATGACATAGGGTGCGGCAGCGGCTCCATCACAGTAGAGGCGGCGCTCCAGGTGGGCGCAGGCAAGGTCTATGCGGTGGACATAGACCCAAAGGCGGTGGAGCTTACAAAAAAGAACCTTGCAAAGTTTGGCGTGTCAAATGTGGAGGTCATTTTGTCTGACGCAAAGGATAGGATCCCAAGTCTGCCTGATGCGGACACCGTATTCATCGGCGGGACGGGCGGCGACACGCAGGAGATACTACGATTGTGCCAGGAGAAGCTAAAGCGGGGCGCAAGAATTGTAATCGGCGTCATACTGATAGAGACGCTTTATTCCGTGCTGGACGTGATATACAAGATGGATTTTTCCGATATAGACATCACGCAGGTCACCATCTCAAAAAGCAAAAAGACATCCACCGGTACCATGATGCTTGCAAGAAACCCGGTAACCATAATATCTGCTACAAAAAACTAG
- the rqcH gene encoding ribosome rescue protein RqcH — protein sequence MALAGIELTFLVKEITDETAGYYVNNIYAINRDSILFKLHHPEKPDIFLVLSTSGMWLSAIKIDQIEENKMIKRLRDDLLRLRITKIEQIGVERIAYLTFSGFDKEFVLICEFFGDGNILLCDPKLKILALLHSIEVRHRELHVGMTYTPPPQMGLNIFDITEKNFDESRSVTTPIVKWLGRAFGLPAKYAELIIKMSEIDPTTPAEQLTSDDIKKIVSVASTLTQKIVSGDHDTIIVKTEKGYDVYPVRAGDETDYEEAASFMEGLDKTLSKMLLERGKTVQSSELDKQISELQGKIDEQEKAMMQVKEKAETIAKVARSLFELSSSGIISIVNEFAVEKMRSQNAEIIKEKGIDYIKIGTEKIQIKTDSSIPAIASLLYDESKKQATAIEFIRNLREKNIKALEKLKTQSTFAREKVSFTQMRKKNWFERYRWFYTTSGHLAIGGRDSSSNSAIIRKHLGRDDKVFHAEIFGSPFFVLKDVPGDIPFDTINEVAHATVCFSRAWREAMYGMSAYWINPDQVKKSAPSGQFLTRGAFVLEGQKNFVKVPELKLAVGILEKDGYYMITCGPPDPIKKICICFAIIQPGNNEMPEVAKKLRTEFIRLQEGIAKQFTIDDFVRVLPAGTTNITEITQGKVEPS from the coding sequence ATGGCACTGGCAGGAATCGAGCTCACGTTTTTGGTAAAAGAGATAACAGATGAGACTGCCGGCTACTATGTAAACAACATTTATGCGATAAACCGCGACAGCATCCTCTTCAAGCTGCACCACCCAGAAAAGCCCGACATATTCCTGGTGCTATCGACCTCCGGCATGTGGCTTAGCGCAATCAAGATTGATCAGATAGAGGAAAACAAGATGATAAAGCGGCTCCGCGACGACCTGCTCAGGCTGCGAATCACAAAGATAGAGCAGATAGGAGTCGAGCGAATCGCATACCTTACGTTCAGCGGATTTGACAAAGAGTTCGTACTTATCTGCGAGTTCTTCGGCGATGGAAACATCCTGCTGTGCGACCCCAAGCTAAAGATACTTGCGCTGCTCCACTCAATCGAGGTGAGACACCGCGAGCTGCACGTGGGCATGACCTATACACCTCCCCCCCAGATGGGCCTCAACATATTTGACATTACGGAAAAAAACTTTGACGAATCAAGATCGGTGACCACCCCGATAGTAAAGTGGCTCGGAAGGGCGTTCGGCCTTCCTGCAAAGTATGCCGAGCTCATAATCAAGATGTCCGAGATAGACCCCACCACACCCGCCGAGCAGCTCACATCGGACGACATAAAGAAAATCGTGTCAGTCGCAAGCACGCTCACCCAGAAGATAGTAAGCGGGGATCACGACACAATCATAGTAAAAACGGAAAAGGGATACGACGTCTACCCCGTAAGGGCAGGCGACGAGACCGACTACGAGGAGGCCGCATCATTCATGGAGGGACTGGACAAGACCCTCTCCAAGATGCTGCTTGAGCGCGGCAAGACCGTGCAGAGCAGCGAGCTTGACAAGCAGATATCGGAGCTGCAGGGAAAGATAGACGAGCAGGAAAAGGCCATGATGCAGGTAAAGGAAAAGGCCGAGACCATCGCCAAGGTGGCAAGGTCGCTCTTTGAGCTGAGCTCCTCTGGGATAATATCCATAGTAAACGAGTTTGCCGTAGAAAAGATGCGCTCGCAGAATGCCGAGATAATAAAGGAGAAGGGAATCGACTATATCAAAATAGGAACGGAGAAGATCCAGATAAAGACCGACTCGTCCATTCCTGCAATCGCCTCCCTACTGTATGACGAATCAAAAAAGCAGGCAACCGCAATCGAGTTCATAAGAAACCTCAGGGAGAAGAACATAAAGGCACTTGAGAAGCTAAAGACGCAGTCCACCTTTGCAAGGGAAAAGGTATCATTTACACAGATGCGAAAGAAGAACTGGTTTGAGAGGTACAGGTGGTTCTACACCACGTCCGGGCACCTGGCAATAGGCGGGCGCGACTCGTCGTCAAACTCGGCAATCATCCGAAAGCACCTAGGAAGGGACGACAAGGTATTCCACGCAGAGATATTCGGCTCGCCATTTTTTGTCCTAAAGGACGTCCCAGGCGACATCCCGTTTGACACCATAAACGAGGTGGCGCACGCAACCGTCTGCTTTTCGCGCGCCTGGCGCGAGGCAATGTACGGCATGAGCGCATACTGGATAAACCCAGACCAGGTCAAAAAGTCGGCGCCAAGCGGACAGTTCCTCACAAGGGGTGCGTTCGTCCTGGAGGGACAGAAGAACTTTGTCAAGGTGCCGGAGTTAAAGCTGGCAGTCGGCATTCTGGAAAAGGACGGCTACTACATGATAACGTGCGGCCCGCCAGACCCCATCAAGAAGATCTGCATCTGCTTTGCGATAATCCAGCCAGGCAACAACGAGATGCCCGAGGTTGCAAAAAAGCTGCGAACCGAGTTCATCAGGCTGCAGGAGGGAATAGCAAAACAGTTCACAATAGACGACTTTGTGCGCGTCCTGCCTGCCGGAACTACCAACATCACGGAGATCACGCAGGGAAAAGTTGAGCCCTCCTAG
- a CDS encoding Mut7-C RNAse domain-containing protein, translated as MSPPRFVADSMLGTLSKKLRILGFDCKYFSAICDDDIALLAKDEGRILVTRDRQLALRCKKQNINTICLVGESVSDHLVHIAKEAGITQYQISTPGARCTTCNGMLNEMDRIPDEVPPWIKQNVKQFWSCADCGHIYWQGTHIRNLERLIGEINARL; from the coding sequence TTGAGCCCTCCTAGATTTGTCGCAGACTCGATGCTAGGTACGCTATCAAAGAAACTGAGAATTTTGGGATTTGACTGCAAGTATTTTTCCGCAATATGCGACGACGACATAGCACTGCTTGCAAAAGACGAGGGCCGCATCCTGGTGACCAGGGACCGCCAGCTTGCGCTGCGGTGCAAAAAGCAGAACATCAACACAATCTGCCTTGTCGGAGAATCAGTATCTGATCACCTTGTGCACATAGCAAAGGAGGCCGGCATCACACAATACCAGATCAGCACGCCGGGTGCGCGGTGCACCACATGCAACGGAATGTTAAACGAGATGGACCGCATTCCAGACGAGGTGCCGCCGTGGATAAAACAAAACGTAAAGCAGTTCTGGTCATGCGCCGACTGCGGACACATCTACTGGCAGGGAACCCATATTAGAAACTTGGAGAGACTCATCGGTGAGATAAATGCCAGACTATAG
- a CDS encoding TIGR00296 family protein: protein MPDYSITDEDGIILVRSARKIVTKFLKGEKYQLDEPTKKRFSFDSGIFVTLNVSGELRGCIGFPLPRRLSDALVDAAIAAATEDPRFLPVSADELDGITFEVTVLTPPSQIRTDDPALLPGMIKVGRDGLMVKQGAHSGLLLPQVPAEYGWSEKEFLDNTCHKAGLPRDCWKEKRTQVFSFEGIIFREETPNGEISRQTL from the coding sequence ATGCCAGACTATAGCATAACCGACGAGGACGGAATCATTCTGGTCCGGTCTGCAAGAAAGATAGTCACCAAATTTCTCAAGGGAGAAAAATACCAGCTTGACGAGCCAACAAAAAAAAGATTCTCATTTGACTCTGGAATATTTGTAACGCTGAACGTCTCCGGCGAGCTGCGCGGCTGCATCGGATTTCCGCTGCCCCGCAGACTGTCGGACGCACTTGTCGATGCGGCAATTGCGGCAGCAACAGAAGACCCAAGGTTCTTGCCAGTATCTGCGGACGAGCTGGACGGAATCACGTTTGAGGTGACGGTGCTGACTCCCCCATCCCAGATAAGAACGGATGATCCCGCGCTACTTCCAGGCATGATAAAGGTAGGACGCGACGGCCTCATGGTAAAGCAGGGCGCCCACTCTGGTCTACTCCTGCCCCAAGTACCGGCGGAATACGGCTGGAGCGAGAAAGAGTTCCTTGACAACACATGCCACAAGGCAGGCCTCCCAAGGGACTGCTGGAAGGAAAAAAGAACCCAGGTGTTTTCCTTTGAGGGAATTATCTTCAGAGAGGAGACACC